A single region of the Methylocystis echinoides genome encodes:
- the glcF gene encoding glycolate oxidase subunit GlcF: MQTHFSLAALADPDMAQSEKILRACVHCGFCTATCPTYLLTGDELDSPRGRIYLIKEMLENARPADARTTRHVDRCLSCLSCMTTCPSSVHYMHLVDHARAHIEKTYRRPVAEKALRALLAFVLTRPALFRRALRLAPLGRRFADLLPQRLQPLFALAPETVPAPSDVDRPQVFPAEGLRKMRVALLNGCAQTALDTHINEATVRLLTRHGVEVVVAEGAGCCGALPHHLGKVAQSHALARRNIEAWTREIDSGGLDYIVINTSGCGTSVKDYGFMFRNDPLAEQAARISAMARDVSEIADGLELKTGEAPGLRVAYHSACSLQHGQKITRQPVAALARAGFDVLAVPEGHICCGSAGTYNLLQPELADALRTRKVAHIESMAPDVIAAGNLGCMTQIGAGTSIPVVHTVELLDWATGGPKPHNLA, encoded by the coding sequence ATGCAGACGCATTTCTCACTTGCGGCGCTCGCCGACCCCGACATGGCGCAATCGGAGAAAATTCTCCGCGCCTGCGTGCATTGCGGCTTCTGCACCGCGACCTGTCCGACCTATCTCCTCACGGGGGATGAACTCGACTCCCCGCGCGGGCGCATCTATCTCATCAAGGAGATGCTCGAGAATGCGCGGCCCGCCGATGCGCGCACCACGCGCCATGTCGACCGCTGCCTCTCCTGCCTGTCCTGCATGACAACCTGTCCGTCGAGCGTGCATTACATGCATCTCGTCGATCATGCGCGCGCGCACATCGAAAAGACCTATCGGCGGCCCGTCGCGGAGAAGGCGCTGCGCGCGCTCCTCGCTTTCGTTCTGACGCGGCCCGCCCTGTTTCGACGGGCGTTACGCCTCGCGCCGCTGGGCAGGCGTTTCGCCGATCTTCTGCCGCAGCGTTTGCAGCCGCTCTTCGCGCTGGCGCCCGAAACCGTGCCGGCGCCTTCCGATGTCGACCGCCCGCAGGTCTTCCCCGCCGAGGGCCTGCGCAAGATGCGCGTGGCGCTGCTGAACGGCTGCGCGCAAACGGCGCTCGACACGCACATCAATGAGGCGACCGTGCGCCTGCTGACGCGCCATGGCGTCGAGGTGGTGGTGGCCGAAGGCGCCGGTTGCTGTGGCGCGCTCCCGCATCATCTCGGCAAGGTGGCGCAGTCTCACGCCCTCGCGCGCCGCAACATCGAGGCATGGACGCGCGAGATCGACAGCGGCGGGCTGGATTACATTGTCATCAACACGTCGGGCTGCGGGACGAGCGTGAAGGATTATGGCTTCATGTTCCGAAACGATCCGCTTGCCGAACAGGCGGCGCGCATTTCGGCGATGGCCCGCGACGTCAGCGAGATCGCGGACGGGCTCGAATTGAAAACCGGCGAGGCGCCGGGGTTGCGGGTCGCCTATCATTCGGCCTGTTCATTGCAGCATGGCCAGAAGATCACGCGCCAGCCGGTGGCGGCGCTGGCGCGCGCGGGCTTCGATGTGCTGGCCGTCCCGGAGGGACATATCTGCTGCGGTTCGGCGGGAACGTATAATCTGTTGCAGCCGGAGCTGGCGGATGCGCTGCGGACGCGCAAGGTCGCACATATCGAGAGCATGGCGCCGGATGTGATCGCCGCGGGCAATCTCGGCTGCATGACGCAGATCGGCGCGGGGACAAGCATCCCCGTCGTGCATACGGTGGAGTTGCTGGATTGGGCGACGGGTGGGCCCAAGCCTCACAATTTGGCGTGA
- the trpS gene encoding tryptophan--tRNA ligase, with protein sequence MSKFPQRVFSGVQSTGNLHLGNYLGAIVKFVELQKSFECLYCVVDLHAITVPQDPVELRNNTREIAAAFLACGIDPKQNIVFNQSQVPEHAELAWVLNCVARIGWLNRMTQFKDKAGKDRENASVGLLDYPVLMAADILIYRATHVPVGDDQKQHLELARDIAQKFNNDFGASIERNGFGDAFFPLPEPLIAGPATRVMSLRDGTKKMSKSDASDYSRINLSDDADQIAQKVRKAKTDPEPLPSEEKGLEGRPEADNLVGIFAALSGRSKADVLSEYGGANFSTFKSALVDLSVAKLSPITAQMRRIREDEGYIDTVLRDGSDRARAIARENMNAVKDIVGFLR encoded by the coding sequence ATGTCCAAATTCCCCCAACGCGTCTTCTCCGGCGTGCAGTCCACCGGCAATCTGCATCTGGGCAACTATCTCGGAGCCATCGTCAAATTCGTCGAATTGCAGAAAAGCTTCGAGTGCCTCTACTGCGTCGTCGATCTTCACGCGATCACCGTCCCGCAGGACCCGGTCGAGCTGCGCAACAATACGCGCGAGATCGCGGCGGCCTTTCTCGCCTGCGGCATCGACCCCAAGCAGAACATCGTCTTCAACCAGAGCCAGGTGCCGGAACATGCGGAGCTCGCCTGGGTGCTGAATTGCGTCGCCCGCATCGGCTGGCTCAATCGCATGACCCAGTTCAAGGACAAGGCCGGCAAGGATCGCGAAAACGCCTCCGTCGGCCTGCTCGATTATCCGGTGCTGATGGCCGCAGATATTCTCATCTACCGCGCCACCCATGTGCCGGTCGGCGACGATCAGAAGCAGCATCTCGAACTCGCGCGCGACATTGCGCAGAAGTTCAACAATGACTTCGGCGCGTCGATCGAGCGCAACGGCTTCGGCGACGCCTTCTTCCCGCTGCCCGAGCCGCTGATCGCCGGACCGGCGACGCGCGTCATGAGCCTGCGCGACGGCACGAAGAAGATGTCGAAATCCGACGCCTCCGACTATTCGCGCATCAATCTCTCCGACGACGCCGATCAGATCGCGCAGAAAGTCAGGAAGGCGAAAACCGACCCCGAGCCTTTGCCCTCCGAGGAAAAGGGTCTGGAGGGGCGTCCCGAGGCCGATAATCTTGTCGGCATTTTCGCCGCGCTCTCCGGCCGCTCCAAGGCGGATGTGCTGAGCGAATATGGCGGCGCCAATTTCTCGACCTTCAAGAGCGCGCTGGTCGACCTCTCGGTGGCGAAGCTCTCGCCAATCACCGCGCAGATGCGCCGCATCCGGGAGGATGAAGGCTATATCGACACGGTGCTGCGCGACGGCTCCGACCGCGCCCGCGCGATTGCCCGCGAGAATATGAATGCGGTGAAGGATATTGTGGGGTTCTTGAGGTAA
- the hisF gene encoding imidazole glycerol phosphate synthase subunit HisF encodes MLKARVIPCLDVKEGRVVKGVNFVDLRDAGDPVECAIAYDAAGADELCFLDITASHENRGILLDVVQRTAEACFMPLTVGGGVRTLDDIRKLLLAGADKASINTAAVSNRQFVREAAEKFGSQCIVVAIDAKQVAPGKWEIFTHGGRKPTGIDAVDFAREVTALGAGEILLTSMDRDGAKIGFDIALTRAVADAVSVPVIASGGVGTLDHLVAGVREGHATAVLAASIFHFGEYTIQQAKLHMAAAGLPMRLDGLEAVG; translated from the coding sequence ATGCTCAAAGCCCGCGTCATCCCCTGTCTCGACGTGAAGGAGGGTCGCGTCGTCAAGGGCGTCAATTTCGTCGATCTGCGCGACGCAGGCGATCCGGTTGAATGCGCCATCGCCTATGACGCCGCCGGCGCGGACGAACTCTGCTTTCTCGACATTACGGCGAGTCACGAAAATCGCGGCATTCTGCTCGACGTCGTGCAGCGGACGGCGGAAGCCTGTTTCATGCCGCTGACCGTCGGCGGCGGCGTGCGCACGCTGGACGACATTCGCAAGCTTCTGCTCGCCGGCGCCGACAAGGCGTCGATCAACACGGCGGCGGTGTCGAACCGGCAATTCGTGCGCGAGGCGGCGGAAAAGTTCGGGTCGCAATGCATCGTCGTCGCCATCGACGCGAAGCAGGTCGCGCCCGGCAAGTGGGAAATCTTCACCCATGGCGGCCGCAAACCGACGGGCATCGACGCGGTGGACTTCGCGCGGGAAGTGACGGCGCTCGGCGCCGGCGAAATTCTGCTCACCTCCATGGATCGCGACGGGGCCAAGATCGGCTTCGACATTGCGCTGACCCGCGCGGTGGCGGACGCCGTGTCGGTGCCGGTGATCGCCTCGGGCGGCGTCGGCACGCTCGATCATCTGGTGGCGGGCGTTCGCGAGGGCCATGCGACGGCGGTGCTCGCGGCCTCGATCTTCCACTTCGGCGAATATACGATCCAGCAGGCGAAGCTGCACATGGCCGCGGCGGGGTTGCCGATGCGGCTCGATGGTCTGGAGGCGGTGGGATGA
- the hisB gene encoding imidazoleglycerol-phosphate dehydratase HisB: protein MRSATIERKTKETTISVTVDLDGAGKSDISTGIGFFDHMLDQIARHAPMDLTVLAKGDLHIDGHHTVEDVGLALGQAVDRALGDRAGITRYGDAHVPLDEALTRVVVDVSGRPFLVYDVAFPSERIGAFDTELMREFFQAFAVQARIGLHIDSLKGVNSHHIAESAFKGFARAFGKAVALDPRRARGEAPSTKGTLTA, encoded by the coding sequence ATGCGCAGCGCCACAATCGAGCGCAAAACCAAGGAAACGACGATCTCCGTCACCGTCGATCTCGACGGCGCGGGGAAGTCCGACATTTCGACGGGAATCGGCTTCTTCGACCATATGCTCGACCAGATCGCCCGCCACGCGCCGATGGACCTGACGGTGCTCGCCAAGGGCGATCTCCACATCGACGGTCACCACACGGTGGAGGACGTCGGTCTCGCGCTGGGGCAGGCGGTGGACCGCGCGCTCGGCGACCGGGCCGGGATCACGCGCTATGGCGACGCCCATGTTCCCCTCGACGAGGCGCTGACCCGCGTCGTGGTGGATGTCTCCGGCCGGCCCTTTCTGGTCTATGACGTGGCCTTCCCGTCGGAGCGCATCGGCGCCTTCGACACCGAGCTGATGCGCGAATTCTTCCAGGCGTTCGCCGTGCAGGCGCGGATCGGGCTGCACATCGACAGTCTCAAGGGCGTCAACAGCCATCACATCGCCGAAAGCGCCTTCAAGGGCTTCGCCCGCGCCTTCGGCAAGGCCGTTGCGCTCGACCCGCGCCGCGCGCGCGGCGAGGCGCCGTCCACCAAGGGCACGCTGACCGCCTGA
- the hslV gene encoding ATP-dependent protease subunit HslV produces MESEREKSPLMHATTIILVKKAGETIIAGDGQVSLGQTIMKGNARKVRRLGKGDVIAGFAGATADAFTLFERLETKLEQYPGQLMRACVELAKDWRMDRYLRRLEAMMLVADRNVGLVLTGSGDVLEPEASDGGAVAAIGSGGNYALAAGRALIDTDADAETIARRAMTIAADICVYTNHNIVVEKI; encoded by the coding sequence ATGGAAAGCGAACGCGAGAAGTCGCCCCTGATGCATGCGACCACGATCATTTTGGTGAAAAAGGCGGGCGAGACCATCATCGCCGGCGATGGGCAGGTGAGCCTCGGCCAGACCATCATGAAGGGCAACGCCCGCAAGGTGCGCCGGCTCGGCAAGGGCGACGTCATCGCGGGTTTCGCGGGCGCCACGGCGGACGCCTTCACCCTCTTCGAGCGGCTTGAAACCAAGCTCGAACAATATCCCGGCCAGTTGATGCGCGCCTGCGTGGAGCTCGCCAAGGACTGGCGCATGGACCGCTATCTGCGGCGTCTCGAAGCCATGATGCTCGTCGCCGACCGCAATGTCGGGCTGGTGCTGACCGGCTCGGGCGACGTGCTGGAGCCCGAAGCCTCGGACGGCGGCGCCGTGGCCGCCATCGGCTCCGGGGGCAATTACGCGCTCGCCGCCGGCCGCGCGCTGATCGACACGGACGCCGACGCCGAGACCATCGCGCGCCGCGCCATGACCATCGCCGCCGACATCTGCGTCTATACGAACCACAACATCGTGGTGGAGAAAATCTGA
- the hisA gene encoding 1-(5-phosphoribosyl)-5-[(5-phosphoribosylamino)methylideneamino]imidazole-4-carboxamide isomerase → MILFPAIDLKEGQCVRLAQGDMDRATVFNDDPAEQARAFQSQGFEYLHVVDLDGAFAGAPRNAAAVESILKALTIPVQLGGGIRDMRTLSGWLDKGVTRVIIGTAAVKDPSFVREAARVYPGRVAVGIDAKDGMVAVEGWARTTRMSALDLGRSFEDAGVSAIIYTDISRDGILTGLNIEQTLALANALTIPVIASGGLASLADIERLLQPDCAKLAGAITGRALYDGRLDPKQALALIKKARA, encoded by the coding sequence GTGATCCTTTTTCCCGCAATCGATCTGAAGGAAGGCCAGTGCGTCCGCCTTGCCCAGGGCGACATGGACCGCGCCACCGTCTTCAACGACGATCCGGCCGAGCAGGCGCGCGCCTTCCAGTCGCAGGGCTTCGAATATCTGCATGTCGTCGACCTGGACGGCGCCTTTGCGGGCGCGCCGCGCAATGCGGCGGCGGTCGAGTCGATCCTCAAGGCGCTGACGATTCCGGTCCAGCTCGGCGGCGGCATCCGCGACATGCGCACATTGTCCGGCTGGCTCGACAAGGGCGTGACGCGCGTCATCATCGGCACGGCGGCGGTGAAGGACCCGTCCTTCGTGCGCGAGGCCGCGCGCGTTTATCCCGGCCGTGTGGCGGTGGGCATCGACGCCAAGGACGGCATGGTCGCGGTGGAGGGCTGGGCGCGCACGACGCGCATGTCGGCGCTCGATCTCGGCCGCAGCTTCGAGGACGCCGGCGTCAGCGCGATCATCTACACCGACATTTCGCGCGACGGCATTTTGACGGGCTTGAACATCGAGCAGACGCTGGCGCTCGCCAATGCGCTGACGATTCCGGTGATCGCCTCCGGCGGGCTCGCCTCGCTGGCCGACATCGAACGGCTGTTGCAGCCCGACTGCGCAAAGCTCGCCGGCGCCATCACCGGCCGCGCGCTCTATGACGGGCGGCTCGATCCGAAGCAAGCGCTGGCGCTGATCAAGAAGGCGCGGGCATGA
- the hslU gene encoding ATP-dependent protease ATPase subunit HslU, whose protein sequence is MADFSPREIVSELDRYIVGQAEAKRAVAIALRNRWRRLQLEGQMREEVMPKNILMIGPTGCGKTEIARRLARLANAPFLKVEATKFTEVGYVGRDVEQIVRDLVEVAIVMVKERRRKEVQARAEKAAEERVLDGLVGPAASPATRETFRKRLRDGELDDKEIEIELQQSGGGMPMFELPNMPGGGSVSAFSLGDIFGKAMNRGKARKLTVKEAHGPLLAEESDKLIDQEASTREAIHEVENNGIVFIDEMDKICAREGRSGADVSREGVQRDLLPLIEGTTVSTKYGSVKTDHVLFIASGAFHVAKPSDLLPELQGRLPIRVELASLNEDDFRRILTETEACLTKQYVALLGTEGVTLQFDASAIDAIAKVAVAVNTSVENIGARRLQTVMERVLDDISFSASDRGGETIVIDGDFVEKHIGDLAKNRDLSRFIL, encoded by the coding sequence ATGGCCGACTTCTCGCCGCGCGAGATCGTTTCCGAACTCGATCGCTATATCGTCGGCCAGGCCGAGGCCAAGCGCGCCGTCGCCATCGCCCTGCGCAACCGCTGGCGCCGTCTGCAACTCGAAGGGCAGATGCGCGAAGAGGTGATGCCGAAAAACATCCTCATGATCGGCCCGACCGGCTGCGGCAAGACCGAAATCGCGCGCCGCCTCGCCCGCCTCGCCAATGCGCCTTTCCTGAAGGTCGAGGCCACGAAGTTCACTGAAGTCGGTTATGTCGGCCGCGACGTCGAGCAGATCGTGCGCGATCTCGTCGAAGTCGCCATCGTGATGGTGAAGGAACGCCGCCGCAAGGAAGTGCAGGCCCGCGCCGAAAAGGCCGCCGAGGAGCGTGTGCTCGACGGGCTCGTCGGCCCCGCCGCCTCGCCCGCGACGCGCGAGACCTTCCGCAAGCGGCTGCGCGACGGCGAACTCGACGACAAGGAAATCGAGATCGAGCTTCAGCAGTCGGGCGGCGGGATGCCGATGTTCGAATTGCCGAACATGCCGGGCGGCGGCAGCGTCTCGGCCTTTTCGCTGGGCGACATCTTCGGCAAGGCGATGAATCGCGGCAAGGCGCGCAAGCTCACCGTGAAGGAAGCGCATGGGCCGCTGCTCGCCGAGGAGAGCGACAAGCTCATCGATCAGGAGGCGTCGACCCGCGAGGCCATCCACGAGGTCGAGAACAATGGCATCGTCTTCATCGACGAGATGGACAAGATCTGCGCCCGCGAGGGCCGCAGCGGCGCCGACGTCTCGCGCGAGGGCGTGCAGCGCGACCTGCTGCCCCTGATCGAGGGCACGACGGTCTCCACCAAATACGGGTCCGTGAAGACGGACCATGTCCTCTTCATCGCCTCGGGCGCCTTCCATGTCGCCAAGCCCTCCGATCTCCTGCCGGAGCTTCAGGGCCGCCTGCCGATCCGTGTGGAACTGGCCTCGCTCAACGAGGACGACTTCCGCCGCATCCTCACCGAGACCGAAGCCTGCCTGACCAAGCAATATGTCGCGCTGCTGGGCACGGAAGGCGTGACGCTGCAATTCGACGCCTCCGCGATCGACGCCATCGCCAAGGTCGCCGTGGCGGTGAACACCTCGGTCGAGAACATCGGCGCGCGGCGCCTGCAGACGGTGATGGAGCGCGTGCTCGACGACATCAGCTTCTCGGCGTCGGACCGGGGCGGCGAAACGATCGTCATCGACGGCGATTTCGTCGAGAAGCACATCGGCGATCTGGCGAAGAACCGGGATTTGAGCCGCTTCATTCTGTGA
- a CDS encoding DUF2628 domain-containing protein yields the protein MTSFTVHIPPTPPGQQPAPEQIVFLRDSFSPAAAAFGPLWFLWKRAWAPAILWTLVLAAIAGVGALLKVPVDAMSVAGLAAAVFLGFEGGRLLAWSLQRRGYVESDVVLGENQEEAELVYFERLRAAEKSA from the coding sequence ATGACGTCTTTTACTGTTCACATTCCGCCGACGCCGCCCGGCCAGCAGCCGGCGCCGGAGCAGATCGTCTTCCTGCGCGACAGTTTCTCGCCCGCCGCCGCGGCGTTTGGGCCGCTGTGGTTCCTGTGGAAGCGCGCCTGGGCGCCGGCGATCCTCTGGACGCTGGTCCTCGCGGCCATCGCCGGCGTGGGGGCGCTGCTGAAGGTTCCTGTCGACGCCATGAGCGTCGCCGGTCTCGCCGCCGCCGTGTTCCTCGGCTTCGAGGGCGGCCGCCTGCTCGCATGGTCGTTGCAGCGGCGCGGGTATGTCGAAAGCGACGTTGTGCTCGGCGAGAATCAGGAGGAGGCCGAACTGGTGTATTTCGAGCGCCTGCGCGCCGCGGAGAAAAGCGCTTGA
- a CDS encoding RtcB family protein, with translation MAYKVLPPEGGRAPIKMWCDGVSVEDDAVEQLKRVAEMPFIYNHLAVMPDVHLGKGATIGSVVPTVGAVIPAAVGVDLGCGMFAWRLSIRTSDLPDNLHAMRSDIEAAVPHGRTDNGGANDRGAWGEITPTNAARWQALAERYAKIIDKHPKARAQNSVNHLGTLGTGNHFIEVCKDTEDHVWVMLHSGSRGAGNKIGTYFIEKAKEDMRRYFINLPDADLAYIPEGTSLFDDYVEAVHWAQDFAWANRESMMVNTLAAIQKHVPKFEISEEAVNCHHNYIAKEHHFGKNIWVTRKGAVRARKGDLGIIPGSMGTGSYIVEGLGNEQSFCSCSHGAGRRMSRTRAMKEISLDDHIKATEGVECRKDAGVLDESPAAYKDISAVIAAQSDLVRVKYHLTQLLNVKG, from the coding sequence ATGGCTTACAAGGTCCTCCCGCCGGAGGGCGGGCGCGCGCCCATCAAGATGTGGTGCGATGGCGTTTCCGTTGAAGACGATGCGGTCGAGCAACTCAAGCGCGTTGCGGAAATGCCCTTCATCTATAACCATCTGGCCGTCATGCCGGATGTCCATCTCGGCAAGGGCGCCACCATCGGCTCGGTCGTGCCGACCGTGGGCGCGGTGATTCCAGCGGCCGTCGGCGTCGATCTGGGCTGCGGCATGTTCGCCTGGCGGCTGTCGATCCGGACATCCGACCTTCCCGACAATCTGCACGCCATGCGCTCCGACATCGAAGCGGCCGTCCCGCATGGGCGGACCGACAATGGCGGGGCCAATGACCGGGGCGCCTGGGGCGAGATCACGCCGACCAACGCCGCGCGCTGGCAGGCGCTCGCGGAGCGCTATGCGAAGATCATCGACAAGCATCCGAAGGCGCGGGCGCAAAACAGCGTCAACCACCTCGGCACGCTTGGCACGGGCAACCACTTCATCGAGGTCTGCAAGGACACCGAGGACCATGTCTGGGTCATGTTGCACTCGGGTTCCCGCGGTGCAGGGAACAAGATCGGGACTTATTTCATCGAGAAGGCCAAGGAGGACATGCGCCGTTATTTCATCAATCTGCCGGACGCGGACCTCGCTTATATCCCGGAGGGAACGTCCCTGTTCGATGATTATGTCGAAGCCGTGCATTGGGCGCAGGACTTCGCCTGGGCGAACCGCGAGTCCATGATGGTCAACACGCTTGCGGCTATTCAGAAGCACGTTCCCAAGTTCGAGATTTCCGAAGAGGCGGTCAACTGCCACCATAATTACATCGCCAAGGAACATCACTTCGGCAAGAATATCTGGGTCACGCGCAAGGGAGCCGTACGCGCCCGCAAGGGCGACCTCGGCATTATCCCGGGGTCGATGGGAACGGGCAGCTATATCGTCGAGGGGCTCGGCAATGAACAGAGCTTCTGCTCCTGCTCGCATGGCGCCGGGCGGCGGATGAGCCGAACCAGGGCGATGAAGGAAATTTCGCTCGACGACCACATCAAGGCGACCGAAGGCGTCGAGTGCCGCAAGGACGCCGGTGTTCTCGACGAGAGTCCGGCGGCCTACAAGGATATCTCGGCCGTGATCGCCGCGCAGTCTGATCTGGTCAGGGTGAAATATCACCTGACGCAGCTTCTGAATGTGAAGGGGTAG
- the coaA gene encoding type I pantothenate kinase yields MSDAGAPENDAAITPYRHFSRTEWASLRADTPLTLTLDDLTRLKSVGDPISLEEVIEIYLPLSRLLALYVAATQGLFKATQRFLGAEDGKVPYIIGVAGSVAVGKSTTARILRAMLSRWPNTPKVELITTDGFLLPNAVLEREGLMEKKGFPESYDNKALLRFLSAVKAGRRHVCAPVYSHLTYDVVPDETACFDGPDILIMEGVNVLAARPSRLPREIPFVSDFFDFSVYLDASEELLERWYVARFLRLRETAFRDPRSYFRKYADLSDEETVRVARDIWTRINLENLRSNIAPTRPRASLILTKGADHKIEEVALRKL; encoded by the coding sequence ATGAGCGACGCCGGCGCGCCCGAAAATGACGCGGCGATCACGCCCTATCGCCATTTCTCGCGCACCGAATGGGCGTCGCTGCGCGCCGACACGCCGCTGACCCTCACGCTCGACGATCTCACGCGGCTGAAATCCGTCGGCGACCCGATCTCGCTGGAAGAAGTCATCGAAATCTATCTCCCGCTGTCGCGCCTTCTGGCGCTCTATGTTGCGGCGACCCAGGGGCTGTTCAAGGCGACGCAACGGTTTCTGGGCGCCGAGGACGGCAAGGTGCCTTACATCATCGGCGTCGCCGGTTCGGTCGCGGTCGGCAAATCGACGACCGCGCGCATCCTGCGGGCGATGCTGTCGCGCTGGCCGAACACACCGAAGGTCGAGCTCATAACGACCGACGGCTTCCTGCTGCCCAACGCCGTGCTGGAGCGCGAAGGGCTGATGGAGAAGAAGGGCTTTCCCGAAAGCTATGACAACAAGGCGCTGCTGCGGTTTCTCTCCGCCGTGAAGGCGGGCCGCCGGCATGTCTGCGCGCCGGTCTATTCGCATCTCACCTATGACGTGGTGCCGGACGAAACCGCCTGTTTCGACGGTCCGGACATTCTGATCATGGAAGGCGTGAACGTGCTCGCCGCGCGCCCGTCGCGCCTGCCTCGCGAAATTCCCTTCGTGTCCGACTTCTTCGATTTCTCGGTCTATCTCGACGCCAGCGAGGAACTGCTCGAGCGCTGGTATGTCGCCCGCTTCCTGCGCCTGCGCGAAACCGCCTTCCGCGATCCGCGCTCCTATTTCCGTAAATACGCCGATCTGTCGGACGAGGAGACGGTGCGCGTCGCCAGGGATATCTGGACCCGCATCAATCTGGAAAACCTGCGCAGCAACATCGCCCCGACCCGCCCACGGGCGAGCCTGATCCTCACCAAGGGGGCGGATCACAAGATCGAGGAAGTCGCGCTGCGCAAGCTCTGA
- a CDS encoding phosphoribosyl-ATP diphosphatase: protein MTFTLDDLATLIASRRNDSASTSYTKSLFDAGTPRIAKKLGEEAVETVIAAMEGDRKAIVSETADVLYHLLVLLEAQDIPLSEVVAELGRRTAQSGLAEKASRGAGE, encoded by the coding sequence ATGACCTTCACGCTCGACGACCTCGCAACCCTCATCGCTTCCCGCCGCAACGACAGCGCCTCTACCTCCTACACGAAGAGCCTCTTCGACGCCGGCACGCCGCGCATCGCCAAGAAGCTCGGGGAGGAAGCGGTCGAGACGGTCATCGCCGCGATGGAGGGCGACAGGAAAGCCATCGTGAGCGAAACAGCCGATGTGCTCTATCACCTTCTGGTGTTGCTCGAAGCGCAGGACATTCCGCTGAGCGAAGTCGTCGCGGAACTCGGCCGGCGCACGGCGCAATCCGGCCTTGCCGAAAAAGCCTCGCGCGGAGCCGGCGAATGA
- the hisH gene encoding imidazole glycerol phosphate synthase subunit HisH, whose amino-acid sequence MTTAIIDYGSGNLHSAQKAFERAAREAGVTDAIEVTNDPETVRRADRVVLPGVGAFADCRGGLLALPGLYDALQETAIGRGRPFLGICVGMQLMAARGLEHGETPGLDWVGGDVVAIEPGDPSLKIPHMGWNTLALSRPHPVFTDIPTGEKGLHAYFVHSYHLKPADAGHVLATTDYGAPLTAAVARDNLVGVQFHPEKSQRLGLALIANFLRWRP is encoded by the coding sequence TTGACCACGGCGATCATCGATTACGGCTCCGGCAATCTGCATTCGGCGCAGAAGGCGTTCGAGCGCGCCGCGCGCGAGGCGGGCGTGACAGACGCGATCGAGGTCACCAACGATCCGGAGACGGTGCGCCGCGCCGACCGCGTGGTGTTGCCGGGCGTCGGCGCCTTCGCCGACTGCCGGGGCGGCCTGCTCGCGCTGCCCGGCCTCTATGACGCGCTGCAGGAAACGGCGATCGGACGCGGCCGGCCGTTTCTGGGCATTTGCGTCGGCATGCAGCTCATGGCCGCGCGCGGGCTGGAGCATGGCGAGACGCCCGGCCTCGACTGGGTTGGCGGCGATGTGGTCGCCATCGAGCCCGGCGATCCGTCGCTGAAAATACCGCACATGGGCTGGAACACGCTAGCGCTGTCGCGCCCGCATCCCGTCTTCACCGACATCCCGACCGGCGAAAAGGGGCTCCACGCCTATTTCGTCCATTCCTATCACCTGAAACCGGCCGACGCGGGGCATGTGCTCGCGACAACCGATTACGGCGCGCCGCTCACGGCCGCCGTCGCGCGCGACAATCTCGTCGGCGTCCAGTTTCATCCCGAAAAGAGCCAGAGGCTCGGCCTCGCGCTCATCGCGAATTTCCTGAGGTGGCGTCCGTGA